Within Oscillatoria salina IIICB1, the genomic segment TAGTCTGGGGTTCGCTAGTCGTTAGTACGGCGATTACTTTAAGTTATGTAATTTTTTTGATTATTCAACCCAATTTGTGGTATGAGCCACAATATTTAATTCCCCTAGCAGGTATGATTATCGGTAACGCGATGAACGGAGCCGCGATCGCCGGAGAACGACTAGCTAGTAAGATCGACAATAGCCAAATTGAAATCGAAACCTATCTCAGTTTAGGAGCCAAACCCCAACAAGCGATCGCCAATTATCGTCAAGAAGCCATTCGTGCTGGCTTAATTCCCACTTTAAATCAAATGATGGTTGTCGGTTTAGTTACTTTACCAGGAATGTTTACAGGACAAGTTTTAAGCGGGATCGATCCCTTAAATGCCGTTTCCTATCAGTTATTAATTTTATTCGCGATCGCCTTTGCTAATTTGATCGCCACTTTATTAGTAACCAACGGCGTTTATCGTCAATTTTTCAACGATCGCCAACAGCTTATCTCGCCGTAAATTTTCCTTAAATAATTCCCAATTGGCATAATTCAACTTGAGATTACTAATCCGGCAAATAAGTTTGAATCAAAACATTATCCGGAGTATAAACTTCTACACGAGTTCCCGACTTATTACTAATAGCTTCCAAAGCCACCTCCAGAGATTTTACATGATTAAAGAGATTAACCTGAGTTTGATAATCGCCTTTAGTTTGAGCATTAATTGCCGTTTGTCGTAACTTTTGCATATAACTAGAACTCAAGCTAACTTTAACCACATTATTAGTAATTGTATAGTTACAAATCGAACTCGTTGCCGAACAAATGCGTTCTAAATCCTCCTTAATTTGTTGCAATTTCAGAGCAATGCGCAATTGCGCTTGAGCATTTTTGTAAGCTGCCGAATAAGTAGGAATTAAAGACTGAGCTTTACTGTGGTAAAAAGTATTATTAGGAACTTGTTGAATGTAAGCAAGACCATTACGCCAACGCTCAGAAGCCACAGCCCATTGACCGTTTTTTTCTGCTTCTTGAGCTAACTCACCCAGACGAACACCTTGATTATAAGTATTATCGCCAAATTGTTCTTGAGTTTGGCGATCGCGTGCTTTAGCTAACTTAGGTGAATAAAGTTTTTGTAACTGTTGTGCTTCTTCGTAAACTGTCGTACCTTGAGGAATTGCTGCCAAACGTTCTTGCACCGTTTGCCAAGTAGAATAAACTAACTGCCAATTAGCTAAAGTTTGGGCAACTCCTTGACGCACTTCGGCAATTTCCGCCGCATTTTTAGCTGCTTCCAAGTTAACTGTAGCCTCTTTTTCTTGCTGCAAGCGACGATTAATTACCGCTAAATTTTCTTGATATTCTTCAACCTTAGTTCGAGCAAAATCGTAAAAATCACTCTCAGGAGAAACTTCCTCTAAAAGCGCGATCGCCTCGCGCCATCCTGTTTGAACTTCTTCCCATTTAGCAGCAGGTAAAGGCGGATTTTGCGTCAGATAAGCAGTTTTTGCTCCTGCTTGTAAACCCAAAACTAAGCGATCTAAATTTTCCGAACGAGGCTGATAAACTTGTAACAGATTTGCTGCCTCTGAGTGATGTCGCGACCAAGAAGGGATAGCCTGTAAAATATCGATCGCCCGATCTAAATGTTTTTGTGCATTGAGAATTGCTTGTCCTGAAGTGGGACCTTGGAGAATTTCTTCTGAACCATCAGCTAACTGTTTAGCCACACCTAAAACTTCACATTTGCCAACCACACAGGGACGATTGAGAAAAGATAAACTCGTCAAGAAAAAGACTAAACCAATCCCCAATCCAGCTAAAATTATCGGCAGCCAATTTGTCTGAGAAATTTCATTTTCTTCATCTTCTTCTCCGGCAGTTTCTAATTCATCATTTTCCGGAAAATATGAGGAATGGAAATTGGTTTTTTCTGGTTCAACTGCGGTAGTTTCGTTAGAGGAATCTTCTTCGTCATCGAGTTTCAGCAACTCTTCTAACTCAGCCATTTCCTCATTGACAACAGGTGCATCTGTCGAAGCAGCATCAGTTTCGGCAACTGCTTCCTCAGCATTTTCTGAGCTAGGTGTAGAAATTGTCACCGTATGAAAAGCATAGGGTTGCTCTTGCCCTAACACTCTCAAATACATTAACACTCGATAGCCTCCTGCTAATTCAGGAACTTGGCTATCAGGATCGACAAGATCCGTTTTCCAATCTTTGAGAGTTGCCTCAATCAAGTTAAAGGTACGTTTTTTATAAGGAGTAACTGGCTCTGGATGTTCCACTAAAATTGTCAGTGTCTCATCTCGGAAAAGACAGCGCACCTGTAAAGGTACGATTTGTAGTGATTCTGAGTTGAGGCGCTTTTGTAATCGATCCTCTAACGTTTCTAAAGTAGTTGGGCGAGTCGCTGTTTCCATAGTAGATAGAACGCGATGATATAAGCGTATTTGTTAGTTTAGGTGCTTTTTGGGTAAATTGTTGGTTTAATTGTTACTCTGGTGATTACTATCCCACTGACAGGCTGTTCACCTTCTCCTATTTAACCTTTTATTTGCAAAAACAATGGAATTACTAGAGTATCAAGCAAAAGAATTATTTCGTGGTGTAGGCATTCCTGTCTTACCAAGCCAACGCATTGACAACCCTAGGGATATTAGAAGGTTACAGTTAGACTATCCTATCGTACTTAAATCCCAAGTGCGAGTGGGAGGACGAGGAAAAGCAGGTGGAATCCGATTTGTAGAGAATACCATCGACGCGATCGCGGCTGCACGCACGATTTTGAATTTGGCGATCGCGGGTGAGTATCCGCAAGTTTTGTTGGCTGAGGCTCGTTATGATGCTCAAAGAGAGTTTTTTTTGGCGGTAGTCTTAGATTATCAGTTAAAGCGTCCGGTGCTTCTGGGTTCGATTCAAGGTGGGATCGATGTGGATGCGGTGGTCGAAAAAATGACAAAAGTAGCGATCGAGGATGAATTTTCTCCTTTTTATGCTCGACGTTTGGCTTCCCGGATGGGACTTCAGGGTGAGTTACTTCAGTCGGTAAGTGAAATCATCCAGAAA encodes:
- a CDS encoding ABC transporter permease, which gives rise to MDNLIELEYTDLALALALMAIAIGLSSWEKLGLENQLFFATVRSLLQLTVVGYILEFVFAIANPWLVLAAIATMISIAAIVTRNRIGKKLQRLLPLVWGSLVVSTAITLSYVIFLIIQPNLWYEPQYLIPLAGMIIGNAMNGAAIAGERLASKIDNSQIEIETYLSLGAKPQQAIANYRQEAIRAGLIPTLNQMMVVGLVTLPGMFTGQVLSGIDPLNAVSYQLLILFAIAFANLIATLLVTNGVYRQFFNDRQQLISP